One window of the Micropterus dolomieu isolate WLL.071019.BEF.003 ecotype Adirondacks linkage group LG08, ASM2129224v1, whole genome shotgun sequence genome contains the following:
- the zgc:162200 gene encoding protein bicaudal D homolog 2 yields the protein MLEEDSDPAGQAVEGEGEAEMGSRDLNAEVVRLTLELQEATEEKLQAARYGLVVLEESAALKMKHRQLEEEHEALKGELQQLREAFADSVSSQKRAAADGECREENLLQETATKEAAMATRIEEVQAELKQARLALGNAHAEIDRLGVFSAQLKKECECLEAEKGHLRDEMKEYKVRELRQLQDNSELEDENISLQKQVSVLKENQVEFESIKLELTQKNEEQEEQRAQLEEAERLREIAERQLEEALEALKEEREQKNSLRRELSALTLNPFDSVGNLELHLEQLDDSQEEGQGGEGDGEGQGDDQDSGFNNGPGSAPSSAHPPHLGGSKSNGLIQRYSTPRNSDVFLRAPASGLVSDLLSELHFSDSQKLKQQLLQAEREKSSLVSKVEELQMQLVMSKQALSQQEDKVGSLTQQLDAVRSSQQHNQEADNRGENETENGDGGNAVFDYEVDTKSKEVLEARMRSASEELLKLRDELSQAGTRYNTLEQRYKLEKDRWRAEAQELADKIRQCIKSSKQDQDRISELENEIGATRKVAIDSEGHLSVAQEELLAFSEELSNLYHHICVCNNLTPKRVTLDYYRDGARASGGGGSARRPHYVYTQHNSQKKPRANDMFISKAAALQFMGEVDSAGASTESPNCPGSPTLDFRDPSNVRNLVAVIRCQIKHLRVAVDLCRQRGAMPYSGLSSSVELERDAESLLEEVLKLKSLLSTKREQIATLRTVLKANKQTAELALSNLKTKYETEKSMVSETMMKLRNELKALKEDAATFSSLRVMFASRCDQYVTQLDEMQRQLAAAEDEKKTLNSLLRMAIQQKLALTQRLEDLEAPLSPHSLNNSPRRSRAKELATKSGRAPRSPRSSPARPTLRSSPRASPVLGSSVPAMATHHLRSLTRSLHTSPR from the exons ATGCTGGAGGAGGACTCGGACCCAGCAGGTCAAGCTgtggagggagaaggagaggcagAAATGGGGAGCAGAGACTTGAATGCTGAAGTGGTACGGCTTACTCTGGAGCTCCAGGAGGCCACAGAGGAGAAGCTACAGGCAGCCCGCTATGGCctggtggtgctggaggaaagTGCTGCTCTCAAGATGAAACACAGGCAGCTGGAAGAGGAGCATGAAGCCCTCAAAGGGGAGCTACAGCAGCTCAGAGAG gCGTTTGCAGATTCTGTGAGCAGCCAGAAGCGTGCAGCTGCTGATGGAGAGTGCCGGGAGGAGAACTTGCTGCAGGAGACAGCCACTAAGGAGGCTGCCATGGCAACCCGCATAGAGGAAGTACAGGCAGAGCTCAAGCAAGCACGCCTTGCTCTGGGCAATGCCCACGCTGAGATCGATAGACTAGGGGTGTTCTCTGCCCAGTTAAAGAAG GAGTGTGAGTGTCTGGAGGCAGAAAAGGGCCATCTGAGGGATGAGATGAAGGAATATAAAGTACGTGAGCTGCGCCAGTTGCAGGACAATAGCGAGCTAGAAGATGAGAACATATCTCTGCAAAAACAGGTGTCTGTGCTCAAGGAAAACCAG GTTGAGTTTGAATCGATAAAGCTGGAGCTGACCCAGAAGAATGAGGAGCAAGAGGAGCAGCGAGCTCAGCTGGAGGAGGCAGAAAGGCTGAGGGAGATAGCAGAGAGGCAACTGGAAGAGGCCCTGGAAGCCctgaaggaggagagggagcagAAGAACAGTCTGCGGCGAGAACTCTCTGCCCTGACCCTTAATCCCTTTGATTCTGTGGGGAACCTGGAGCTCCACTTGGAGCAGCTGGATGACAGCCAGGAGGAGGGtcaggggggagagggagacGGTGAGGGTCAGGGAGATGACCAGGATAGTGGCTTTAATAATGGTCCTGGGTCTGCCCCCAGTTCTGCTCACCCTCCTCACTTGGGGGGCTCCAAAAGTAATGGCCTCATCCAACGCTACTCCACTCCACGCAACAGTGACGTATTCCTGCGTGCTCCAGCCTCTGGGCTTGTGTCGGACCTGCTGAGTGAGCTACACTTTTCAGACAGTCAGAAACTAAAACAGCAACTCCTACAG GCAGAACGAGAGAAGTCCAGTCTGGTTAGCAAAGTGGAGGAACTGCAGATGCAGCTGGTAATGTCCAAACAGGCACTCAGTCAGCAAGAGGACAAAGTTGGATCTCTCACCCAACAGTTAGACGCTGTGCGGAGCAGCCAGCAGCACAACCAGGAAGCCGACAACAGGGGAGAAAATGAGACAGAGAATGGAGACGGTGGCAATGCAGTCTTTGACTATGAGGTGGACACCAAGAGCAAGGAGGTGCTGGAGGCGCGCATGCGTTCAGCCAGTGAAGAGCTTCTGAAGCTGCGAGATGAACTGTCTCAGGCAGGAACTCGTTATAACACTCTAGAGCAGCGATACAAGCTGGAGAAGGATCGTTGGAGGGCAGAGGCCCAGGAGCTGGCTGACAAAATCCGTCAATGCATCAAGTCCAGCAAGCAGGACCAGGATCGCATCAGTGAGCTGGAGAATGAGATAGGAGCCACGCGGAAAGTGGCAATTGATTCAGAAGGGCACTTGAGCGTTGCCCAGGAAGAGCTGCTGGCCTTCTCTGAGGAGCTGTCCAACCTCTATCACCATATCTGCGTATGCAACAACTTGACACCCAAACGAGTCACCCTGGACTATTACCGAGATGGCGCCAGAGCAAGTGGTGGAGGAGGTAGTGCACGAAGACCACACTACGTCTACACCCAGCACAACTCCCAGAAGAAGCCGCGAGCCAATGACATGTTCATCTCCAAAGCTGCGGCATTGCAGTTTATGGGGGAGGTGGACAGTGCAGGAGCCAGCACAGAGTCTCCCAACTGCCCTGGATCCCCCACCCTGGATTTCAGGGACCCTTCCAACGTACGCAACTTGGTAGCGGTCATCCGTTGCCAAATCAAACACCTTCGG GTGGCAGTGGACCTCTGTCGTCAGAGGGGCGCCATGCCTTACTCGGGGTTGAGCAGCAGCGTAGAGTTAGAGCGGGATGCTGAAAGCCTCTTGGAAGAAGTACTAAAACTCAAGTCCCTTCTCAGCACCAAGAGAGAACAGATTGCTACCCTCAGGACTGTCCTCAAGGCTAACAAACAG ACTGCAGAGTTGGCCTTGTCCAATTTAAAAACCAAGTATGAGACAGAGAAGAGCATGGTGTCAGAGACCATGATGAAACTGCGGAATGAACTCAAAGCCTTGAAGGAGGACGCCGCTACCTTCTCTTCACTCCGAGTCATGTTCGCCAGTCG GTGTGACCAGTATGTCACCCAGTTGGATGAGATGCAGAGGCAGCTGGCAGCAGCCGAGGACGAGAAGAAGACACTGAATTCTCTGCTGCGTATGGCCATACAGCAGAAACTGGCTCTTACTCAGCGCTTGGAGGATCTGGAGGCCCCTCTGTCTCCCCACAGCTTGAACAACAGCCCCCGCCGCTCCCGGGCCAAAGAACTGGCCACCAAGTCGGGCCGGGCTCCACGGAGCCCCCGAAGCAGTCCTGCAAGGCCCACACTGAGGAGCAGTCCACGGGCTAGCCCGGTTCTCGGCAGCAGCGTTCCTGCCATGGCCACGCACCACCTGCGAAGTCTAACCCGAAGCCTCCATACAAGCCCT CGCTGA